The Stenotrophomonas sp. ASS1 genome segment ACGCTACATAAGAGCGGAAGCGGTCGAGCCTGGCTCGACGCTACAAAAGCCGAAGCGGCCGAGCATGGCTCGACGCTACACCGGGGGCGTGCGCGGCCCGAACATGATCACCGCCATGCCGGCCAGGCACAGGGCTGCGCCGAACAGGTCCCAGCGGCTGGGGCGGATGCCATCGACCAGCCACAGCCAGAACAGCGCGGTGCCGATGTAGACACCACCGTAGGCCGCATAGACCCGGCCACTGGCGGTCGGGTGCAGGGTCAGCAGCCAGGCGAACAGGGCCAGGCTGGCGGCAGCCGGCAGCAGCAGCCACACGCTGCCGCCCTTGCGCAGCCACAACCACGGCAGGTAGCAGCCGACAATTTCGGCCAGCGCGGTCAGCAGGAACAGCGCGAGCGTCTTCACGCCTTCTCCGCCGCCTTGGCGTGCTGCCACAGTGCTTCCTGCGCATCCAGGTCCATCGACGCCAGCGCTCCACCCTGGGCGTCAGCCTGCGCTTCCATCGCACGGAAGCGGCGTTCGAACTTGTGGTTGGCCCCGCGCAGCGCCGCACCCAGATCGATATCGGCATGGCGTGCCAGGTTGGCGCAGACGAACAGCAGATCGCCCAGCTCTTCCTGCAGGCGCGCTTTGTTGCCGGCAATATCGCCGCGCTCGAACTCCTCGCGCAGCTCCTGCAGTTCCTCCGCCGCCTTGTCCAGCACCGGCAGCGGGCCCGGCCAGTCGAAACCGACCTTGGCCGCGCGCGACTGCAGCTTCACTGCCCGCTGCCATTCCGGCAGGCCACGCGAGATGCCGGCCAGCGCGGAAGTGTCCTGCTCTCCTTTGGCGACTCGCTCGGCGCGCTTGATCGCATCCCAGTTGCGCGTCACCCCGTCGGCGTCATCGACG includes the following:
- the mazG gene encoding nucleoside triphosphate pyrophosphohydrolase codes for the protein MSAHDTPIAGSAASNELERLLAIMARLRDPQGGCPWDLEQNFATIAPYTIEEAYEVADAIDRGDLDDLCDELGDLLLQVVFHARMAEEQGAFAFAEVARAISDKMQRRHPHVFADVSVDDADGVTRNWDAIKRAERVAKGEQDTSALAGISRGLPEWQRAVKLQSRAAKVGFDWPGPLPVLDKAAEELQELREEFERGDIAGNKARLQEELGDLLFVCANLARHADIDLGAALRGANHKFERRFRAMEAQADAQGGALASMDLDAQEALWQHAKAAEKA
- a CDS encoding YnfA family protein: MKTLALFLLTALAEIVGCYLPWLWLRKGGSVWLLLPAAASLALFAWLLTLHPTASGRVYAAYGGVYIGTALFWLWLVDGIRPSRWDLFGAALCLAGMAVIMFGPRTPPV